From Candidatus Atribacteria bacterium ADurb.Bin276:
GTTTCTATTTCGGTCGTTATTACGCTGGTTGCAGTTCGGTTGGGTGCAGTCTGGTTAGATGTAGTCGCAGCAATGGTTATTGCCGGTTTAATTTTAAAATCTGGGGTTGAGATTCTTTTAAGAAGTTCTGATGTTTTATGCGACCGTATCATCGTTGATCCTTCAGTTATTACTGATGTTGTTCTTTCTATTCCTGAGGTCAAAGGTTGTCATAAGATAAGAACTCGAGGTCGAAAAGATGATATCCATATCGATCTTCATCTATTAGTTGCTGATAACATGGATGTTCAAAATGCCCATGAAATTGCTAATCAAGTCGAAATTGCTTTAAAAAAGAACATTCCTGGGGTTTCGGATGTTGTGGTACACGTAGAGCCGGTTACCGATATATAAAAAAGGAATTCGGAAAACTTCACTATGGATTGTGGATAAACCCATAGTGAAGTGAAAGCTTTATTTCAGAATGGTAATATGAGTCAGAGGCCAATAGATGAGAAATGCCCGTCCTAAGACATTCTTGCGGGGAACATACCCCCAAAAGCGACTATCATCGCTATTTATACTATTGTCACCGAGAACAAAGTAAGAATCTTCTGGAACGGTTTTTTCTCCCTCTCCATAAAAGCCATAATCATAATAAGTACGAACATATTTATCCCCTTGAAGAGGCTCACCATTTACGTAGATCATTCCATTCGAAATTTTAATCTTTTCTCCGGGGAGTCCAATCACTCTTTTTATTAAATTCTTTCTGTCATCAATTGGATAGCGAAAAACAATAATGTCTCCCCTTTGTGGTTCAGTTAATCGGTAGTAAAACTTAGCTACCAGGACTCTTTCTCCAGGAACCAAGGTAGGTTCCATGGAACTGGAAGGAATATAAAAACTTTGAACAACGAAATGAATAATTAATAAAGCAATAACTAAAGACCAAACAATAGTTTCAATTGCCTCCCTTAGGGGACTTTTCTTTTTTGCTTCTTTCGTTGGTTGAATGTTATTGTCAACCTTTGAAGGAGATTTTTCTTTTTTCATTCTGCACCTCTTCGTTTATGGAAGTGATCAAAGCTCTTTTTTAAAGGATTCTATTCACTCCTTATCAAGTAACTTTGTAAAATGTTCCGGATGATATAACCAATAGGGAAGATTAAAATTCGTTAATACCCATTTTTCTGGGCATCATTATCTCTTATTTCCTCAAAGGTATCAATGATAACCAACATGCATAATAACTTTTCCAATAATTCGTG
This genomic window contains:
- the sipT gene encoding Signal peptidase I T is translated as MKKEKSPSKVDNNIQPTKEAKKKSPLREAIETIVWSLVIALLIIHFVVQSFYIPSSSMEPTLVPGERVLVAKFYYRLTEPQRGDIIVFRYPIDDRKNLIKRVIGLPGEKIKISNGMIYVNGEPLQGDKYVRTYYDYGFYGEGEKTVPEDSYFVLGDNSINSDDSRFWGYVPRKNVLGRAFLIYWPLTHITILK